A window of Ornithodoros turicata isolate Travis unplaced genomic scaffold, ASM3712646v1 ctg00000917.1, whole genome shotgun sequence genomic DNA:
GAACCAGTTTATATTCAGGAAACCAGCCTTGTGCTAAACTGACACGCCACATTGTAAGCAAGCATATGCTAGGACGTGTAGTCTGTTCTAGGTTTCATTAGTTTTTGTGGTACGTGCACATCACCTGAACAAATGAACAATGCAGTACTTGCAACACTCTGTTCTCAGCTAGCATGGGAACTGTGACAGTGCTTTGTGTGAAGTTCTACGCAGTTGTAAAGCAATGTTTTGTGCCACTTTAATCCGCAGGCATTCATCACCGAATTGCTTCAGCGAGCGAAGACACTGTGAACTGCTCTCTGGAACCTTTGTCCTAGTCATCAGGACTTCCTCTTTGATTGTGACAGCAGTGCTTTCATGTTATGTTTGTCTTGTTGATTGTGAGtcccacccttttttttttttcctccaaaCTTTTGTCCTGAGATTCGCAGGTTTCCTGCAAGATGCAGCTGTCTTCTCAGTACCATCTTTGCTGCAAATTTTGGTTGTGTTTATCATTCTAAAACTACACCAGATGTACATAAGAACTCTCACAAATGCGTTGCACGTAGGTATGCCAAATTTAGTACTATTGAGTCTTGTCGTGTCTTTGGAAACACACCTGTCTGTCATtttggttgaaaaaaaaaagtgaaagctGTGCTTATTGGTAGGCATATAGGCAATcattgcattttcttttttttctttttccaatatATTGTCTGCCAGTGTTgcaaacatttattttactataTTTAGACTTCATTAGACCTtttagttttcgggttttatgctTCTCGAAAGTAGACCTCCCACTGTTCACAAGAAAATGACGTCTAATGGTACAACAGCGCTGCCAACTTCATAGACTGCtactatagaaaaaaaaatcaataagtaaCAAGAAAGCCACATTAAAATACAGCATTTGATATTGTAAGAATTTTATGTGATTTCTTGCATATTATTatagttgtatggccttgtttTGCTCCAGTCTACCGGCAgccctatcttttcggtagctctttctaaagatggctaccagGCTGTTCTGGGCTGTTACATGTTCAAGAGCCTGAGGAGTACGGGTTTCACCTCGGAGTACATGTGGTGTTTCTCGACAAAGCAAGAGCACTAAAAGTCATACTGACAAACCACACTCCacacaggattacgacattCACTTTCGATACAATGCAACCAACCCTTGGGTGGAGCCTTCTTTCGTTTCTGCAGTGTACTGGGAACAGTatagtacagtacagtacagtacagtacagtacagttggtgaagacaccaaagcgactaaaaagatgacctcatttgtgtgtatCATTAATACAAAGAAGCGAACCGTGACCTTCTTGAAGGAATACGGCTTAGTGAAACAGCGACGTTTTCCGTCCGcattgtttcggtttcactgtgtctaccaacgtcataatTATGTTCctttggtagaggtctattggaggGGGCGAAAATTGAGCCATATGAACATTAGACGCCAAGCAGCTGTGCTGAATGTGCAGATACAAATCTGGGCAAAAACAGGTTTCATCCGGCTGAACCGGCAAACGAAAGCCACTAACTATATTTGCTTCAGGATATGGTAGGTTCATCAAATGGCAATTTCTTTTCCTTGAAGTACTCAAATATTTAGAAAGATTTGTGCCTTTACACAAACTTATACTTAATATGCTACTCTTATTTTTACTAATGACATTTAAACGACATGTGGTGTTGCTCGATACCATGTGTGGATCTGCCATCTTGCTTCATCATGCAGTCTTATCATATTTCGCACATTTGACGAGGCAGTATTATTGCTCGACATTAAATCACATTTGCCGTTGGAAGGCCCTCTGTATTTTGTACGGGAATACTATGTGGCTTGGCACAAGTGTTTCCAGGCCTCTTGCAACGTGTTTGTTCCTGTGATTTAGATCCCCATACCTCACCGAAGCTTAGCAGCATGCCGTGGGCATTTGGACAAACTCTTTGTTGCAAGCTGGAAGAGGAATGCAATGGCCATTTTTGCTTTATACACTTAGATTTGCAGTACAGCCAGCATCATATGGTTGCATTTAGATAGAGGGAGAGAGCACTGCAGTGTGTATTCCTCATAAAAATAGCAGCTGCATCTATACCTGCAAGACTTGTATTCACATTGCATTATTCTGATTCGCATGTCTCTGATAGCATGTGCCATTATCTGCCTCTGTATGACCATACAACCTGATTCGCTATTACTGCAGACCAGCACAACTAGAGACAGGGAACATTAATATATCAGCACGATATATATGCTCTGTGTGCACACGCATATTTATCTGTGATACTTTACTAGCATGCAGCAAATTAGTGAGCCGAGAACACACCGCAGAAGAACTGCAAGATTGCTAAAGCCCCTCTAGTTTTGTGTACAAGACCATGAAAAGTCTCTTGGTCGATGTGTGGATGTGCACACAAGTAGCCTCGTATTTCTGCGAACACAGCTTGGTGCTTTCGCAAAATTAGTGGGTAGAATTTGAACGCTACATGCCGGACCATTTTTACCTGCACTCATGGTTAGCAGcgcaacttcaggtgacttaaTCCTATCCGAATTAGTTTCTTCTAGGCCAGCTTACACGTGTTCTGTAGTGGCTGTTGTCATTGTTTGTGTGGATATGACGAGTTTCAAATTCAAAATGCGTAAGGGAATTTGAGTTTTCTATTTGTGATTGTGTGTTTGCACGCAGTGTACAGCATACCGGGGTAACGAGCAGAAACAGAATTATTATTCGTAGATTTTTGTTTCGGTGGCTAGCATATTAACCCAATTCATCGAATTCTTGCTTCAGTTTTCGGCGATCTTGAGCGGTATAATTTATGATCACCATAACAAATCCACATGGTTTGAAATTCCTGGGCTGTGAGACACGGGGGCGTTCTCTTCAACCTGGCTTCAACCGTGTGTGCTTCTGCCGTGGAGAATAGGTGGAGGAAGAGATGCGGGAGAGGGCGCTCACTCTTTACCGTCCTAGCGGAACATCAGGGAAACTAAACGCTAGCTGACGAGGAGACCCTCTCCTCCTTGCTTCTCCCCGTGTGTATGCTGCCGGCAAATTATGTGTATCTGGTATCTATGTGTATCTTGCAACAAATTATGTGTATCTGTGTATCTCTCGACAAATTATGTGTAATTCTGCAAATACTCTGATTTCGAGCAAAAGGCCTCGCACGAGGGTTGTTGGGACTGAGGCGCTCCTGCCAcacacatttatttcagttgCACTGGGGGCGAACTTTGTTTTTCCAGCGGCTCCTATCAAACACCATCTTCCTGGAGAGAATACACTGCAAATATCACTGCCGCCAGCTTTTTGGGAACCTTGCACGCGTTTGATGTTTCTACATTGTGATCATCGATGTTTATGTAGCGTCTTGGACGTTCTTCTGCCAAATGAGAAACTTGGCAAAGTTTTGTGATCTCTCACATAATTAGAGGTGAGCGTGGATAGAACTGACAGTATCCGCATCCGCACGGCATCCACACATGTAGGATCTGCGACCGCATCCGCAGCGGATATGGGGAATGCCGTACATCTGTGGTCACTGCAGGTCACTGCATTTGTAGGAAATGAAACCTGCATGACAAAAATGATCTGCTATACAAACATTTTTACTTTGTAGCATACAAACTCTCTCAGGAATGTAGTCTACAGTTGTCCAATAATAGCAGTTAAAGTAGCATCAGTTAATCCTCTGCGTGCTGTCAGTTATGTCAGGATGTTAGGGGACGTAGAGGCACTACGGCTTATTTGTGGGTAAAAGGCGGATATCGGCGTGTACCGCGGAGGTGTTGGATTTACCCGTGCAGGACAGTATTCCTATCCGCAAACCATATTGTGTGGCTATCCGTGCGGATCTGCGGATATAGCTGCACCCGCGCACCTCTATGCATAATTCTGTTATGGAGTGTTTTTCTTCCCACATCTATTATAAATATTACACTGTTTAGAAAGTTTATTGTCATGCACAGTTAACTTATTTTCTAGTTATCAACATACTATataatgctaaaagggttgtggTTCTGTGAGTGGGGAAGTTGTGGTTATCGTATTTGTGACCTACAGAATAAATCTGTCTGGTGTGATACTGTTAGGGGTACTCTGCACATGAAATGGTAGGGAAATGTGTTCACATTGTTGGATTGTGCCATGTTGCTAACAACGAAAATATGACTGTGAAACATTTCATAGAAACTGATGGGGCCATCATGCACACTAACACCCTCTGTTATTTTCCTGAACAATGACACAGTTTCATCTTTGCTCACTTTACCAGCGTCACAACGATTTTTATGGAAGTAAGGAATTCGGCATTGCTTGTTGTACCCAACTTTCAAGCTTGCATGAGTGTCATGACGTTCGCAAAATGGAATGCGATATATTCATGGCCGGACGTCCACTATCCAGTTATTCTACTCTAATCTGATATGGTTAAATTTTGAATGCGACTTTTGCTGCGAATGTTTTTTTGTGTATAAAACATTGTACTACGAGCAAGTAATCCATTCTTTATTGACATGTCACACAGCATCGATTTATGAGCACATATTTATGAAGTCCTGTTTTACTATGGAAGTTGGAACAAACAATAAAACTGAACAAAAAAATTACTTTGGTTCTTTGCGATTGAGCACTGCCAAAGGCCCATCTTGTATGTTTGGTTTCTTGAGGTATTCGTTGATGTCCAAAAGTGGCTTTCCAAAATCAATTTTCAATTTAGTTTTGCCAAAATAGTTGTTCAGCTCCTGCCAACGCTCCCTCGGTAAGCGTTCCTCGTTGTGAAGCAGGCCTGTTAAGTAGAAGTGCAAAGCAATACATAGTTCAGTGAAAGATAATCTGCAAAGTGACCGCAATAAAAACACCAATACCATAAAaataccaataaataaataaagatctTGTAGGTTGGACCAATTCTGACCTCTACTGGTCAGTTGTTGGGACAACACTGTCAAACCGCTGACGGGAGAACTCTTCATGTGTGAAGCACACCAAATACTACGATGATGACCATGGGTGCGTCAAGTAGCTGCTCCAGAGCTCCGGGAGTGCGCTGATGTTTACTAAATGGTATCACTCCCTTTCCAAAGCACTGCGCTCTTGATGAAATCTTGCGCTCCGGGTTGCAGGTCAGAGTGCATAAGTGCTGCTCTGCTCCGTGATGTATGAATAGGGCCCTGTGCTTTCGGGTTTTATGCTTTTTGAAAAAcgaggggtaaaaatcgggttttatttcaggagctgtaaaacagggtaaaatcgggtgatatcgtgtggaaaataaaaaaagagcgcTTCTCCAATTTTAGATTGACACAGAATGCGGAACGGCTGTGCTGAATGTTAACAATCTCCGGTGTCTGTACTGCTGGCTGAATTGGCACCCTGCAGAGTTCGTTTTCAGGgatttttcgggttttaccctagAACATGAGGCCCTACGTATAGAGGAAGGAGGAGGCCGGCAAAACAATGAGCGGCCGTGGAAACTTTGCTTGGGTGCATGTCGCGCTCGTGGCTCTGGAAGACCTTTTACTAGAGGAGCAGAGTACCCTGAGCGCGTTTGATAGAGCCACTACTTAACAAGCGCCACGTTATCAAAAGCACCTGAGCATACATTACAGTTCCATCAGATCTTTGAGACTGAGACAGACTGGGGCAACATCGTTCAAAAAAATTTAGCATAGCAGTAAGGTGCTGGCAGTTAGAGGCCATCAAGAATGCTATGTAGGGCATCAGAAGTCCCTTACCACAGGAGAGGTAAGTTGAAGTATGAAGAATTGAAGAGCCATTGCACTTGAGCCATTGAACACTTTGCCATAAAGTGCAGAATGGTACCAAGTGCAACCAATTCCTTTCCTTTCCGAAACGTGGCAGAATTTTGGTGTATCATATCTTGCTCTGATATCATGTGGTGGCACGTATTGTAGGGGTGCCTGACTTTCAGTAGCAGTATTGTGCCACTTTTCAGCGTACGCTTAAGGAAAAGAAAGACTGGACAGAGAATGCTTGCCATTTTTAGCGTATAATTGCTCGTTACATTTTGTGAGCAGAACACTGGCTGTTTTGATGTTTCCGTGCTATTTCGGGCTGTACATATTGTTTGTATATGCGCTGGTTTAGGTAAATTATTTTCACATCTATGATGTACGTCCTTTTTCGCGTAGCTCAATCATTAGTGCAGCCAGACGAAACTGCGTGTGCGAGCCAATGACCTGAAGAACCTTGCTTAGATGTGGCTTACAGAGTAATTTGCCCCCATTTGAGGTTGTAATGTAATGTTGAGGTTGTAATGTAAAACGTTTACCACTTCTCTGTGCCTGGTACAAAAGCAATCCCATCTGCTTGTGTTGTTTATTGCACAGCCCTGTGACGTGTTGTGGAAGAAGCTTTCCTTTAGAGTCCATGAACTGACTAGTTATTAGGACGTCCTGAAAAGTTGAAAACGTGAAGTAAAACAGAGACAAATTTTGCGGTCAAAACTTTTGCACATAAAGAATACGTACAGTGTATTTTAGATTTGTGATTCCGAGTCTGCAAAGCGGGCATCCTGGATTGCTGTGCTGTGTTTTTACAACACGGCCCTTTCGTGGTGAATCCACATAAATGGCTTCTATTATGGTAGTACCGTTCTCTTCACGCTCTTGTACTAAAATTAAGTTGGGGAAGACGGTATCATTCCTTACCCCTTCCATACTCTAAAGTAAATTTCGCTATATTGCAATAATACAAACCCTTAAGCTAC
This region includes:
- the LOC135375717 gene encoding large ribosomal subunit protein mL66-like is translated as MALSRITARILARNALKSLEIRTFQTSSSQLAKKIQEREENGTTIIEAIYVDSPRKGRVVKTQHSNPGCPLCRLGITNLKYTDVLITSQFMDSKGKLLPQHVTGLCNKQHKQMGLLLYQAQRSGLLHNEERLPRERWQELNNYFGKTKLKIDFGKPLLDINEYLKKPNIQDGPLAVLNRKEPK